A region of Acidobacteriota bacterium DNA encodes the following proteins:
- a CDS encoding VOC family protein: MSDIGKIGWIDLTIDNTEEVRDFYQAVVGWEPSDVDMGEYCDFNMNASGEPVAGVCHARGGNTGLPAAWLIYINVADLDASLAACRARGGEIVAGPKDMGEHGRYCVVKDPAGAPFALFQPPAG, translated from the coding sequence ATGAGCGACATCGGCAAGATCGGTTGGATCGACCTGACGATCGACAACACCGAAGAGGTTCGGGACTTCTACCAGGCGGTGGTGGGCTGGGAGCCCAGCGATGTCGACATGGGCGAGTACTGCGACTTCAACATGAACGCCAGCGGCGAGCCGGTGGCCGGAGTCTGCCACGCCCGCGGCGGCAACACCGGACTGCCGGCCGCCTGGCTGATCTACATCAACGTCGCCGACCTCGATGCCAGCCTCGCCGCCTGCCGGGCGCGCGGCGGCGAGATCGTCGCCGGCCCCAAGGACATGGGCGAGCACGGCCGCTATTGCGTCGTCAAGGACCCCGCCGGGGCGCCCTTCGCACTCTTCCAGCCGCCGGCTGGCTGA
- a CDS encoding D-glycerate dehydrogenase: MEKIFVTRRLPAAGIARLEAADVPFRIGQEDEEAGLPRDALLAGAAGAEVLICQLTETIDREVLELGLRGVCNMAVGFDNVDVATATELGVAVTNTPGVLTETTADFAWALLMAVARRLPEADRYTRDGRWKIWGPNLFLGGDVGPGADGRRKCLGIVGFGRIGAAVARRAQGFEMEVLVYDPRHRERVEAHPGVRWVELAPLLEQSDFVSLHPPLTAETHHLIGAAELARMKPTAYLINTARGPVVDEPALLVALREGRLAGAGLDVFENEPRLTAGLADLDQVVLAPHIASASVATRGRMATLAVDNALALLAGQRAPHTVDPRVYEGPAWGRRLG, translated from the coding sequence ATGGAGAAGATCTTCGTCACTCGGCGTTTGCCGGCCGCCGGCATCGCCCGATTGGAAGCCGCCGACGTTCCCTTTCGGATCGGCCAGGAGGACGAGGAGGCAGGGCTGCCGCGCGACGCTTTGCTCGCCGGTGCCGCCGGCGCCGAGGTGTTGATCTGCCAGCTCACCGAGACCATCGATCGCGAGGTTCTCGAGCTCGGCCTGCGCGGAGTCTGCAACATGGCCGTCGGTTTCGACAACGTCGACGTCGCGACGGCGACGGAGCTCGGGGTGGCGGTGACCAACACACCGGGAGTGCTCACCGAAACCACCGCCGATTTCGCCTGGGCGTTGCTGATGGCGGTGGCGCGGCGGCTGCCGGAGGCGGACCGCTACACCCGGGACGGGCGCTGGAAGATCTGGGGCCCCAACCTCTTCCTCGGCGGTGATGTCGGCCCCGGTGCCGACGGTCGGCGCAAGTGCCTCGGCATCGTCGGCTTCGGCCGGATCGGAGCTGCCGTAGCGCGGCGCGCCCAGGGCTTCGAAATGGAAGTTCTGGTCTACGATCCGCGCCATCGCGAGCGTGTCGAGGCCCATCCGGGAGTGCGTTGGGTCGAGCTGGCGCCGCTCCTCGAGCAGAGCGACTTCGTTTCGCTCCATCCGCCCCTGACGGCCGAGACCCATCATCTGATCGGTGCCGCCGAGCTCGCCCGCATGAAGCCCACCGCCTACTTGATCAACACCGCCCGCGGTCCGGTGGTCGATGAGCCGGCCCTGCTCGTCGCTCTGCGCGAAGGTCGCCTGGCCGGTGCCGGCCTCGACGTCTTCGAGAACGAGCCGCGGCTGACGGCGGGCCTCGCCGACCTCGACCAGGTCGTGCTGGCGCCTCACATCGCAAGCGCCAGCGTTGCCACCCGCGGTCGCATGGCGACCTTGGCGGTCGACAACGCCCTCGCCCTGCTGGCCGGCCAACGGGCGCCCCATACGGTCGATCCGAGGGTTTATGAAGGGCCCGCCTGGGGGCGGCGTCTGGGGTAA